The Candidatus Cetobacterium colombiensis genomic interval ATAATTTCTAAATATTTTAATCTAAAAAACCAAAAAGATTGCCCTGATTCATCCTCCACCTAATAGAGGAAGAGGTTTTCTCAGGGCATTTTGATAAAATTTTAATTTTTTTTATTTTAAGTATGTAATTGTTTCACTTTTTAATTTTTTTTGTGTTGTAACTTCAGATGCTTTATGTCCAAGAACAACTGCATGATTAAAGGTATAGCCTTCAGGAATTGCAAGTTTTTTTAAGATAGAATCTGCTATGGGATTTTTTGTTGCAAATAAAAGTTCAACAAATTGAACCCAACAACTACCTAATCCTAAAGATTGAGCTGCAATTAAGATATTTTCAGTAGCAGCGGCACAGCTTAATAAACCTTCCGCTACATTATCTTTGCAAGAAATTAGAATGGCAACAGGAGCTCTATAAAAAAGGTGTAAATGTGGATTATTTGCCATTGCTTGCATTTGTTTGTCAGGATGATTTTTTCCTATTTCTTTTGCAGCATCACTTATTTCTTGTAGAATAGATTGGTCATTAACTACTGTAAAATGCCAAGGTTGAGAATTCATAGCACTTGGTGAGTTTACAGCAGCTTCAAGTATAAGCTCCAAATCCTCGTGTTTCACATTTTCAGTGGTATACTGTCTAGTACTTCTTCTTTTTAAGATATTATTAATAGTTTCATTCATACTAATCTCCTCCTAAAATATGTTTTTATTATACTTTTAAAGTTATAATCCACCTTTTTCTTCAAGTTCTTTTTTTATTCTTTCTAAAGCTACTTCTGGATTTAGCTCTGGATTTAAAATATATTTTGGATATTCTTTTGTTTTAGATTTTAGTTCCTCATCTGTTAAAACTACAGCTGAATG includes:
- a CDS encoding nitroreductase family protein — translated: MNETINNILKRRSTRQYTTENVKHEDLELILEAAVNSPSAMNSQPWHFTVVNDQSILQEISDAAKEIGKNHPDKQMQAMANNPHLHLFYRAPVAILISCKDNVAEGLLSCAAATENILIAAQSLGLGSCWVQFVELLFATKNPIADSILKKLAIPEGYTFNHAVVLGHKASEVTTQKKLKSETITYLK